One Gadus chalcogrammus isolate NIFS_2021 chromosome 4, NIFS_Gcha_1.0, whole genome shotgun sequence DNA segment encodes these proteins:
- the LOC130381170 gene encoding secretory carrier-associated membrane protein 1-like encodes MSDFDSNPFADPEVSNPFQDPSVTRVTQNVPSALEEYNPFTDGKPASLAAMAPKAVGAAIHAQPAIMNPTEDTLSYAQPPTQEQARIAEELLRRQEDLERKAAELDRREREMQSLSASGGRKNNWPPLPEKFPVGPCFYHDITVDIPVDFQKTVKIIYYLWMFHSGTLFANLIGCMAWFIVDSSRGGDFGLAILWLLLFTPCSFVCWYRPLYGAFRSDSSFRFFIFFFVYVCQVGVYVVQAIGLTGWGASGWISALTCLNTSIAVGIIMILIAGLFTALAVMSLIMFKKVHGMYRTTGASFEKAQQEFASGVMSNKTVQTAAARAAQESFKEQI; translated from the exons ATGTCAGACTTCGACAGTAACCCGTTCGCCGACCCGGAGGTCAGCAACCCGTTCCAG GATCCGTCGGTGACTCGCGTAACTCAGAATGTTCCCTCCGCTCTCGAAGAGTACAACCCTTTCACAGATGGCAAACCA GCTTCTCTGGCGGCCATGGCACCCAAAGCAGTGGGAGCCGCCATCCATGCCCAGCCCGCCATCATGAACCCCACCGAGGACACCCTGTCCTACGCACAGCCCCCCACCCAG GAGCAGGCACGCATAGCCGAGGAGCTcctgaggagacaggaggatcTGGAGAGGAAGGCTGCGGAACTGGaccgcagggagagagagatgcagtcGCTGAGCGCCTCAGGAG GCCGGAAAAACAACTGGCCTCCACTTCCAGAGAAATTCCCAGTAGGGCCATGCTTCTACCATGACATCACCGTGGACATCCCAGTGGACTTCCAGAAGACCGTCAAGATCATCTACTACCTGTGGATGT TCCACAGTGGGACGCTGTTCGCCAACCTGATTGGCTGCATGGCCTGGTTCATTGTGGACTCGTCCCGAGGGGGAGACTTTGGATTGGCCATCCTCTGGCTCCTCTTGTTCACCCCCTGCTCATTTGTCTGTTGGTACAGACCACTTTATGGCGCGTTCag GAGTGACAGCTCCTTTAGGtttttcatcttcttcttcgtgTATGTCTGCCAAGTGGGAGTGTACGTTGTCCAGGCGATCGGCCTCACAGGGTGGGGTGCTAG CGGCTGGATCTCTGCCCTGACGTGCCTGAACACGAGCATCGCCGTGGGCATCATCATGATCCTCATCGCCGGGCTGTTCACAGCGCTGGCGGTCATGTCCCTCATCATGTTCAAAAAG gtGCATGGGATGTACCGGACCACGGGGGCCAGCTTTGAGAAGGCCCAGCAGGAGTTCGCCAGTGGGGTCATGTCCAACAAGACGGTGCAGACGGCCGCGGCCCGGGCGGCCCAGGAGAGCTTCAAGGAGCAGATCTGA